CGGGGTCGGTCCGGGGAGCCGGAGGGGTGATCAGGCCGGAGGGGTGATCAGGAGGAGAGGGAGAAGCGCACCGTCTGGCGCGCCCGGCGGCTGACGGCCTGCCCGTCCTCGACTCGCGGGGCGAAGCGCCACTGCACGATCGCCCGCAGCACCGAGAGATCGAAGACCCCCGGCGCCGAGGCCTGCAAGACCCTCGGGTCCGACACGCTCCCGTCGGGGAGGACCGTGAACTCCACCAGTACCGTTCCTTCCGTCCGGCTGGAGCGCGCCGCCAGGGGATAGGTCGGGGGCACCCGCACGGTGGGCGCGGCCTCGGCGTCGATACCGGCCGCCGCCGCGCCGGTCCCGGAACGGCCCTTCGCCGGGGTGGGTGCCGGCCCGGCCGGGGCCGCGCTGGCCTCGCCGGTACTGGAGCGAGCCAGCGAGTCTGTCGCCGGCTCGCGAGCCGCAGGGGGCGTGGCAGGCTGCCGGGCCGCTTCCGCAGTGGCTCGCGCGGTCCGGGCGCGCGGGCGCCGGTCGGCGGGCAACGGGGAGCGCGGTTTCGCCGGGGTGGCCTCGGGCGGCGGCTGGGCGTCCAGAATCGCCACCAGTGCGGGCTCGGCCGGTGCGGGGGCATCCAGAATCGTTGCTGGCGCGGGCTCGGCCGGTGGCACGGGCGCCGCGGCCGGCGGTGGGATCTCAGGGAGGGACTCCGGCCCGTTCGCGGGGAGGGGCTTCGCAGGGGCGGGTTCCCCGCCGCCCGGGGCCCGGTGCGAGGCAGGGGCCGCCAGCACCACCTCGATCCGGTCGACCCTCGCGGGACCCTGCGCGCCGGGCAGGCCCCTCGGGTCGGCGAGCAGGAGGGCGGCGGCGTGCACCACCGCGGCCAGGGCGAGGGCCAGGGCAATCCGCCCGTCGAGGCCCGGGAGCCGGACCAGCGCCTCGGGGGCCGCCTCGGGGCGCAGGGGCGTCACCCGCGCCGTCGGAGCGGCCACGGCGCGCGGGCGCGCGCCGTGGGGTAGGCTCGCCCCCGGGGGACGGGGACGACCCGGTGGTGCCGGGGGGTGGAGGATGGACGCCCGAGCGCTCGTCATACGCAATAGGATATTACGGATGGCAGGCCAGTAACACTGCTCTGGCGCAAGGGACCCGCACTTCGTGCCCCCCCTCGGCCGGCGATGCGCGGGAAACGGCCGCCGCCCCCCAGGGTTTCGGTGTCTTCCCTTCCCCGAGCGCCTCGCGGAAGCGCCGCGCGTTCTCCCGGACCAGCCCGGCGAGGTCCAGGTCCAAGCCCGGGAAATTGACGAGCACGACCCGCGGGACCCCGGCGGTCTCGGCCAGCTCTGCGCCGCCGGGGGCGTGGGCGTTGTCGAGGACCATCTGGGGGCGTCGCTCCAGCAGCCGCAGCAGGTCGGAGGGGCGCGCTGGCCCCATCGCGAAGGTGGCAACGACGTCGAGTCCGGCGAGGCGCGCCCAGGCCTCGAGGAATCGATGGACGAGGGCCCGGGGTCGGGCCCCCTGGCCCAGGATTTCGGCAACCGTGCCGGTGAAGCGCTCGCGCTCCCGTTGCAGCGCG
The Gammaproteobacteria bacterium DNA segment above includes these coding regions:
- a CDS encoding TonB family protein — its product is MTPLRPEAAPEALVRLPGLDGRIALALALAAVVHAAALLLADPRGLPGAQGPARVDRIEVVLAAPASHRAPGGGEPAPAKPLPANGPESLPEIPPPAAAPVPPAEPAPATILDAPAPAEPALVAILDAQPPPEATPAKPRSPLPADRRPRARTARATAEAARQPATPPAAREPATDSLARSSTGEASAAPAGPAPTPAKGRSGTGAAAAGIDAEAAPTVRVPPTYPLAARSSRTEGTVLVEFTVLPDGSVSDPRVLQASAPGVFDLSVLRAIVQWRFAPRVEDGQAVSRRARQTVRFSLSS